The Anaerolineae bacterium genome has a segment encoding these proteins:
- a CDS encoding ABC-F family ATP-binding cassette domain-containing protein: MALVTLTNVTKSFGASDIFTDVSASIPHGARIALVGANGVGKTTLLNLIVGLDTPTSGTITRASGLRIGFLPQRPELAGDHALYEEMLRVFSPLRDMEARLAELEHEMVGRPDDDELIAAYGALQQRYEQAGGFEYEHRIRMVLTGLGFTPDEYARPLTRLSGGERTRALLGRLLLETPDLLVLDEPTNHLDIDAVEWLEGFLKSFAGAVLAVSHDRYFMDRVVTTIWEMAFGRMEVYRGNYSHYVTQREERHERLRREYEAQQAFIEKELDYIRRNLGKQNTSQARGKIRKLETMVLGKSKGDLNRLEAALRGELPARGGRLLSAAQHEKHMHMRLEAAIRSGDKVLMTYNLGVGYPDGDLLFTVPDITLYRGEIAALIGPNGVGKTTLLKTLLGKLAPKQGSARLGAGVQIGYFAQAHEELNPANTVIDELLSVRHMPQSQARNYLATYLFTGEDVFRSVNTLSGGERGRLALAKLALSGANFLLLDEPTNHLDIASQEILEEVLDRFNGTILMVSHDRYLIDRLATQIWDARPGELIVFKGPYAEYLVVRDGRSAEGEPPQPAAPAERTAITAPKRSRAPKPPADDERAGRSPRLSPYQRARLTTELERRIEALEVRLVDLSGAIGEASAAGDAARVHDLGQDYARAEQELEAALAEWEALMVED; encoded by the coding sequence ATGGCCCTGGTAACCCTGACTAACGTCACCAAGAGTTTTGGCGCCAGCGATATCTTCACCGATGTCAGCGCCAGCATCCCCCACGGTGCGCGTATCGCCCTGGTCGGCGCCAATGGCGTCGGCAAGACCACCCTGCTCAACCTGATCGTCGGCCTGGACACGCCCACCAGCGGCACAATCACGCGGGCCAGCGGCCTGCGCATCGGCTTCCTGCCCCAGCGTCCGGAGCTGGCCGGCGATCATGCGCTCTATGAGGAGATGTTGCGCGTCTTTAGTCCGCTACGTGACATGGAAGCCCGCCTGGCCGAACTGGAACACGAGATGGTTGGCAGGCCGGACGATGACGAACTCATCGCAGCCTATGGCGCGCTGCAGCAACGCTATGAACAGGCCGGCGGCTTTGAGTACGAACACCGCATCCGGATGGTGCTGACCGGCCTGGGCTTTACCCCGGACGAATACGCGCGTCCGCTGACCAGGCTCTCCGGCGGGGAGCGCACCCGCGCCCTGCTGGGCCGCCTGCTGCTGGAAACGCCTGATCTGCTCGTCCTGGACGAGCCGACCAACCACCTGGACATTGACGCGGTGGAATGGCTGGAGGGCTTTCTCAAGTCCTTCGCTGGAGCGGTGCTGGCCGTCAGTCATGACCGCTATTTTATGGACCGCGTGGTCACTACCATCTGGGAGATGGCCTTTGGCCGGATGGAGGTCTACCGCGGCAATTACAGCCACTACGTCACCCAGCGCGAGGAACGCCACGAACGGCTACGCCGGGAATACGAAGCCCAGCAGGCTTTCATCGAGAAGGAACTGGACTACATCCGCCGCAACCTGGGCAAGCAGAACACCAGCCAGGCCCGCGGCAAAATCCGCAAGCTGGAAACGATGGTGCTGGGCAAGTCAAAAGGCGACCTCAACCGCCTGGAGGCCGCCCTGCGCGGCGAGTTGCCTGCCCGTGGCGGGCGGTTGTTGAGCGCGGCGCAGCACGAGAAACACATGCACATGCGCCTGGAGGCGGCCATCCGCAGCGGGGACAAGGTGCTGATGACCTACAACCTGGGCGTTGGCTACCCGGATGGCGACCTGCTCTTCACCGTGCCGGATATCACCCTCTACCGGGGCGAGATCGCCGCCCTCATCGGCCCCAATGGGGTAGGGAAGACCACGCTGCTCAAAACGTTGCTGGGCAAGCTGGCTCCCAAACAGGGCAGCGCCCGGCTGGGGGCGGGCGTGCAGATCGGCTACTTCGCCCAGGCCCACGAGGAACTCAACCCTGCCAACACGGTCATCGACGAACTGCTGAGCGTCCGCCATATGCCGCAGAGCCAGGCCCGCAATTACCTGGCAACATACCTGTTCACCGGCGAGGATGTCTTCCGTTCGGTCAACACGCTCTCCGGTGGGGAGCGCGGGCGGCTGGCCCTGGCCAAGCTGGCTCTCAGCGGGGCTAATTTCCTGCTGCTGGACGAGCCAACCAACCATCTGGATATCGCCAGCCAGGAGATTCTGGAAGAAGTGCTGGATCGCTTCAACGGCACGATCCTGATGGTCAGCCACGATCGCTATTTGATCGATCGCCTGGCGACGCAGATCTGGGATGCCCGCCCCGGCGAGTTGATTGTCTTCAAAGGCCCCTATGCCGAATATCTGGTTGTGCGGGACGGTCGTAGCGCCGAAGGCGAACCGCCCCAGCCCGCTGCCCCGGCAGAGCGTACGGCGATCACCGCCCCCAAACGATCCAGAGCGCCAAAGCCCCCGGCGGATGATGAGCGCGCTGGGCGTTCGCCCAGGCTCTCCCCCTATCAACGCGCCCGGCTCACCACCGAACTGGAGCGCCGCATCGAGGCGCTGGAGGTGCGGCTGGTCGATCTCAGCGGCGCAATCGGGGAGGCCAGCGCCGCCGGGGATGCGGCCCGCGTCCACGACCTGGGGCAGGATTACGCCCGCGCCGAGCAGGAGCTGGAAGCCGCCCTGGCCGAATGGGAGGCACTGATGGTGGAGGATTGA